A single window of Nocardia sp. NBC_01327 DNA harbors:
- a CDS encoding dTDP-4-dehydrorhamnose 3,5-epimerase family protein: MRIRELSIPGAWEFTPSLHGDERGVFAETFKSSEFEKTVGRPFDLLQVNTSTSAAGVLRGIHYTETPPGQAKYVTCVRGAFLDVVVDLRPDSPTFRQWDSVVIDDVERKSVFLAEGLGHALLSLEDDSTVIYLCSLEYSPEFDRDLDAFDPELGIEWPAVDRNGDPMTFTRSPKDAAAPCLADLKLPH, from the coding sequence ATGCGGATTCGGGAACTGTCGATTCCGGGCGCCTGGGAATTCACCCCCAGCCTGCACGGCGACGAACGCGGGGTGTTCGCCGAGACCTTCAAGTCCTCGGAGTTCGAGAAGACGGTGGGGCGGCCGTTCGATCTGCTGCAGGTCAACACCTCCACCTCGGCCGCCGGTGTGCTGCGCGGTATCCACTACACCGAAACCCCGCCCGGCCAGGCCAAATACGTGACCTGCGTGCGCGGGGCGTTCCTGGATGTGGTGGTGGATCTGCGGCCCGATTCGCCGACGTTCCGGCAGTGGGACAGCGTCGTCATCGACGATGTGGAGCGTAAATCGGTATTCCTCGCCGAGGGTCTCGGGCACGCACTGCTGTCCCTGGAGGACGACTCCACCGTCATCTACCTGTGCTCACTGGAGTACTCCCCCGAATTCGACCGGGACCTGGACGCTTTCGACCCGGAGCTCGGTATCGAATGGCCCGCGGTGGATCGCAATGGCGACCCGATGACGTTCACCCGCTCCCCCAAGGACGCTGCCGCCCCCTGCCTGGCGGACCTGAAACTCCCGCACTGA
- a CDS encoding helix-turn-helix domain-containing protein has product MALPQGITGSTMPRRQLGRNLRDLRNRARMTTRVAAQRLEWSEAKIWRIETGQTSLRSLDVEAMCRIYGAPEDAIEPLTALARETKARGWWTEFGDVIDEGYEVYIGLEEAAARLTTYENELVPGLLQTEAYMRAVLAGAYPGISAEQMDRRVRVRTARQSLLTRAESPLQVDVVISEAVLWHRIGGDEVTVGQLERLRKLGELSNVRLRLLPADCGYHHGMDAGRFVLLEFPTAANENTEPPVVYVESLTGASYLDKEPDVERYREAFAASASIAVDALPMIDTIRAAV; this is encoded by the coding sequence ATGGCACTACCACAGGGGATCACCGGATCCACCATGCCGCGGCGGCAATTGGGTCGAAACCTGCGTGACCTGCGTAATCGCGCGCGGATGACGACCCGGGTGGCAGCGCAGCGGCTGGAATGGTCCGAGGCCAAGATCTGGCGCATCGAAACCGGGCAGACCTCGTTGCGCAGCCTGGATGTCGAGGCCATGTGCCGCATCTACGGCGCTCCCGAGGACGCTATCGAGCCGCTCACCGCCCTTGCCCGGGAAACCAAGGCCCGCGGCTGGTGGACCGAATTCGGCGATGTGATCGACGAGGGGTACGAGGTCTACATCGGCCTGGAGGAGGCCGCCGCCCGGCTCACCACCTACGAAAATGAGTTGGTGCCAGGGCTTTTGCAAACCGAGGCGTATATGCGCGCGGTGCTGGCCGGCGCCTATCCGGGCATCTCCGCCGAGCAGATGGACCGCCGGGTGCGGGTCCGCACCGCCCGGCAATCGCTGCTCACCCGCGCCGAATCACCACTGCAGGTGGATGTGGTGATCTCCGAGGCGGTGCTCTGGCATCGCATCGGCGGCGACGAGGTGACCGTCGGCCAGCTGGAGCGACTGCGCAAACTCGGCGAACTGTCGAATGTGCGCCTGCGCCTGCTGCCCGCGGACTGCGGCTATCACCACGGCATGGATGCCGGGCGCTTCGTGCTGCTCGAATTTCCCACTGCCGCAAACGAAAACACCGAACCGCCGGTGGTCTACGTCGAATCCCTCACCGGAGCCTCGTATCTGGACAAGGAGCCCGATGTGGAGCGCTACCGCGAAGCCTTCGCAGCCTCGGCTTCCATTGCGGTGGACGCACTTCCGATGATCGATACAATCCGCGCCGCAGTCTGA
- a CDS encoding MFS transporter gives MTSTDTRPAVSTAADSSTQWTPRLWGMLITLCIVLFLDGLDVSMIGVALPSIGTELHLGTSTLQWLVSGYVLGYGGLLLLGGRTADLLGRRKVFLIALAVFAIASLGGGLVSSAALLILTRFVKGLAAAFTAPTGLSIITTNFAEGPARNKALSIYTVFGAGGYSMGLLFGGLMTGFGWRWTFLLPFPIAIAALIAAFYLVPKDKPAEEGGHDLLGALLSTAGMLLLVYTVVSAPQAGWASARTVLSFVAVAALFAGFVVVEKRVRYPLVRLGILKKPTLWRASLAIIAVAGSFFSWQFITTLYLQDTLGWTPLHLSLALLPVGVLVVASAFISDKLVDRFGTGPIIAVTMVIMAIGYLMYLRLDTSPAYLTVLLPAVLLVGIGWVGFPAINIQATSGIDDDEQGLAAGVLQTSMQVGAAIVLAVTTAIISSGSHTGTSPAEALDNYRPGLQFAAGVAIVGALVALTAFLPKRRARKAAAEEAEVALVG, from the coding sequence GTGACTTCCACAGACACTCGCCCCGCAGTGAGCACCGCGGCCGACTCCTCCACGCAGTGGACACCTCGGCTCTGGGGCATGCTCATCACCCTGTGCATCGTCCTGTTCCTCGACGGCCTCGATGTGTCGATGATCGGCGTCGCGCTCCCGTCCATCGGCACCGAACTCCACCTCGGAACCTCCACCCTGCAGTGGCTGGTCTCCGGTTACGTCCTCGGCTACGGCGGTCTGCTGCTGCTCGGCGGCCGCACCGCCGACCTGCTCGGCCGGCGCAAGGTCTTCCTGATCGCCCTGGCCGTCTTCGCCATCGCGTCCCTGGGCGGCGGACTGGTCAGCTCCGCCGCGCTGCTGATCCTCACCCGTTTCGTCAAGGGCCTGGCCGCCGCGTTCACCGCGCCGACCGGACTGTCCATCATCACAACGAATTTCGCCGAAGGACCCGCCCGCAACAAGGCGCTGTCCATCTACACCGTGTTCGGGGCCGGCGGTTACTCCATGGGCCTGCTGTTCGGCGGTCTGATGACCGGCTTCGGCTGGCGCTGGACCTTCCTGCTGCCCTTCCCGATCGCGATCGCCGCGCTGATCGCGGCCTTCTACCTGGTGCCCAAGGACAAGCCCGCCGAAGAGGGCGGTCACGATCTGCTCGGCGCGCTGCTGTCCACCGCGGGCATGCTGCTGCTGGTGTACACCGTGGTCTCGGCGCCGCAGGCCGGCTGGGCCTCCGCCCGCACCGTGCTCTCGTTCGTGGCGGTCGCCGCACTGTTCGCCGGTTTCGTCGTGGTCGAGAAGCGAGTGCGCTACCCGCTTGTCCGCCTGGGCATTCTGAAGAAGCCGACCCTGTGGCGAGCCAGCCTGGCCATCATCGCGGTCGCCGGATCGTTCTTCAGCTGGCAGTTCATCACCACGCTGTACCTGCAGGACACGCTCGGCTGGACCCCGCTGCACCTGTCGCTGGCACTGCTGCCGGTCGGTGTGCTGGTCGTCGCCTCGGCCTTCATCTCCGACAAGCTGGTCGACCGCTTCGGCACCGGCCCGATCATCGCGGTCACCATGGTGATCATGGCCATCGGCTACCTGATGTACCTGCGCCTGGACACCTCGCCCGCCTACCTGACGGTCCTGCTGCCCGCCGTGCTGCTGGTCGGCATCGGCTGGGTCGGCTTCCCCGCCATCAATATTCAGGCCACCAGCGGTATCGACGATGACGAGCAGGGCCTGGCGGCCGGCGTTCTCCAGACCTCCATGCAGGTCGGCGCGGCCATCGTGCTCGCGGTGACCACCGCGATCATCTCCTCCGGTTCGCACACCGGCACCAGCCCCGCCGAGGCCCTCGACAACTACCGCCCCGGGCTCCAATTCGCCGCCGGCGTCGCCATTGTCGGCGCCCTGGTAGCCCTCACGGCCTTCCTCCCCAAGCGCCGCGCCCGCAAGGCCGCGGCCGAGGAAGCCGAGGTCGCGCTGGTCGGCTGA
- a CDS encoding glycosyltransferase, with amino-acid sequence MDPTELRIAAVVPCHNEEASVAQVVSDLKAAVPGIVVYVYDNLSTDATAERAREAGAIVRHEYRKGKGNVVRRAFADIEADVYLMIDGDDTYDASAAPRLIEALLSGPYDHVLGVRRELAGESAYRPGHATGNKVLNGVVAQVFGENVEDMLSGYRVFSRRFVKSFPAVSREFEIETELTVHTLHLRVPQTAVPVGFKDRPEGSESKLRTYTDGFKILRLIVGLARHERPVAFYGLFGTLAWIISIILITPIVIQFYEIHSVPRFPTLFLGFTLMLLGSLAWTAGLVLDGIRRSRHEAARLMYLRYSAVGADECADERSGGTRR; translated from the coding sequence GTGGACCCCACCGAGCTCCGAATTGCCGCAGTGGTTCCGTGCCACAACGAAGAGGCCTCGGTCGCACAGGTCGTCAGCGACCTCAAGGCCGCCGTGCCCGGAATTGTCGTATACGTCTACGACAACCTGAGCACCGATGCGACCGCGGAGCGGGCGCGCGAGGCCGGCGCGATCGTCCGTCATGAATACCGCAAGGGCAAAGGCAATGTGGTGCGCCGCGCCTTCGCCGATATCGAGGCCGACGTCTATTTGATGATCGACGGCGACGACACCTACGACGCCTCCGCCGCACCGCGGTTGATCGAGGCGCTGCTGTCGGGACCGTACGACCATGTCCTGGGTGTGCGCCGCGAACTAGCGGGCGAGTCGGCGTACCGGCCCGGCCACGCGACCGGCAACAAGGTGCTCAATGGCGTGGTCGCGCAGGTGTTCGGCGAGAACGTCGAGGACATGCTGAGCGGATACCGGGTCTTCTCACGGCGTTTCGTGAAGAGCTTCCCGGCCGTATCGCGCGAATTCGAGATCGAGACCGAGTTGACGGTGCACACGCTGCATCTGCGGGTGCCGCAGACGGCCGTGCCGGTCGGCTTCAAGGATCGGCCGGAGGGCAGCGAATCCAAGCTGCGCACCTACACCGACGGCTTCAAGATCCTGCGGCTGATCGTCGGCCTGGCCCGGCACGAACGCCCGGTCGCCTTCTACGGCCTGTTCGGCACCCTGGCCTGGATCATCTCGATCATCCTGATCACGCCGATAGTGATCCAGTTCTACGAGATCCATTCGGTCCCGCGCTTTCCGACGCTGTTCCTGGGCTTCACGCTGATGCTGCTGGGCAGTCTCGCCTGGACCGCCGGACTGGTCCTGGACGGCATCCGCCGGTCCCGGCACGAGGCCGCGCGGCTCATGTACCTGCGCTATTCGGCTGTCGGCGCGGACGAATGCGCCGATGAACGCTCGGGTGGTACCCGCCGATGA
- a CDS encoding MarR family transcriptional regulator — MPKPTAPVEQVVPDALVAQWRDLLTRHATTSCALEKELQGRHHLGLSEFETLDRLIDAGGETYKMSDLANDIHLSQSALSRAVARLERDGLVNRTLCTEDRRAIFVCLTDKGRELHSAAAPTHREVLEQSLH, encoded by the coding sequence ATGCCGAAGCCGACAGCGCCTGTCGAGCAGGTCGTCCCCGACGCCCTGGTTGCCCAATGGCGCGATCTGCTGACCAGGCACGCGACGACCTCCTGCGCCCTCGAAAAGGAACTGCAGGGCCGCCACCACCTCGGGCTCAGCGAATTCGAAACCCTGGACCGGCTCATCGACGCCGGCGGCGAGACCTACAAGATGAGCGATCTCGCCAATGACATCCACCTCAGCCAGAGCGCGCTCAGTCGCGCCGTGGCCAGGCTGGAACGCGACGGACTCGTCAACCGCACGCTCTGTACCGAGGACCGGCGGGCCATCTTCGTCTGCCTCACCGACAAGGGGCGTGAACTACATTCCGCGGCCGCGCCGACGCACCGCGAAGTACTGGAACAGTCGCTGCACTGA
- a CDS encoding DUF2142 domain-containing protein: MATEVSDNGNLEPDAAQPETVEAPGVAQPTKIAPAPVPEPQTGVQRVAARIERRFGTATLVFLLLAGVFGAVFSVLTPPFWGHDEITQFGRAYQVAHGGFLPEKIHDDRGPAWGGDVPASVDALMGYAHNDYVNNSPDEQDPMVEDPHGYDELGGQAVSSQTKQVWFTNTAAYSLVPYLPAAAGIRLAEAFDFNVGGMVLATRWAGLIAYLVIVAFAVRALRGHRIQWLALTVAVLPIAVFQAGTVTADTVTNALALLVSALIVKSLFLGTRLSRPETVAALAAAILLPVCKPTYVLLAMLIVLIPAQRLGFGSADRPALWQRILPWAGAGIGAVAFAVWMKIAAPTGDGMSLMRPQEQWGSVRPGDQLHGILSDPGHFLRVFGDSIARRDQRWFTQFFGELGFAYIDVPALTICASLLAFVVSLGIADRLTGDRLRTWLVLLTMLASVAMIYVTLYMSFTPVGYFIIDGVQGRYFVPLALLFLAVLLRWMPLRLTTSEGRIPTKGPAITVVVAVTVALAAAVIKYSTIVWG; this comes from the coding sequence GTGGCAACCGAAGTGAGCGATAACGGCAATCTCGAACCCGATGCGGCGCAGCCCGAGACCGTGGAGGCGCCCGGCGTCGCACAGCCGACGAAGATCGCACCGGCGCCGGTTCCCGAGCCGCAGACCGGCGTGCAGCGGGTCGCGGCCCGGATCGAACGGCGTTTCGGCACCGCGACTTTGGTGTTCCTGCTGCTGGCCGGGGTGTTCGGCGCGGTGTTCTCGGTACTGACGCCGCCGTTCTGGGGGCATGACGAGATCACCCAGTTCGGGCGGGCCTATCAGGTGGCGCACGGCGGGTTCCTGCCGGAGAAGATCCATGATGATCGCGGTCCCGCGTGGGGCGGCGACGTTCCGGCGAGCGTGGACGCGCTCATGGGCTACGCGCACAACGATTACGTGAACAACAGTCCCGACGAGCAGGATCCCATGGTGGAGGATCCGCACGGCTACGACGAACTCGGCGGCCAGGCGGTGTCGTCCCAGACCAAGCAGGTGTGGTTCACCAATACCGCCGCCTACTCCCTCGTCCCGTATCTGCCTGCCGCGGCGGGCATTCGGCTGGCCGAGGCCTTCGACTTCAATGTCGGCGGCATGGTGCTGGCGACCCGCTGGGCCGGGCTCATCGCCTATCTCGTGATCGTCGCGTTCGCGGTGCGCGCCCTGCGCGGGCACCGCATCCAGTGGCTGGCGCTGACGGTGGCGGTACTGCCGATCGCGGTGTTCCAGGCGGGCACGGTCACCGCCGATACGGTGACCAACGCACTGGCACTGCTGGTTTCGGCGCTCATCGTCAAGAGCCTGTTCCTCGGCACGCGCCTGTCCCGGCCGGAAACCGTTGCGGCACTGGCCGCGGCGATCCTGCTGCCGGTCTGCAAGCCGACCTATGTGCTGCTGGCCATGCTCATCGTGCTGATTCCCGCGCAGCGCTTGGGGTTCGGCAGCGCCGACCGACCGGCGCTCTGGCAGCGCATCCTGCCGTGGGCCGGTGCGGGGATCGGCGCCGTGGCCTTCGCCGTATGGATGAAGATCGCCGCACCCACCGGCGACGGTATGAGCCTCATGCGCCCGCAGGAGCAGTGGGGCAGTGTGCGGCCCGGCGATCAGCTGCACGGAATCCTCAGCGACCCCGGGCATTTCCTGCGGGTGTTCGGCGACAGCATCGCCCGCCGCGATCAGCGCTGGTTCACCCAGTTCTTCGGTGAGCTCGGCTTCGCGTACATCGATGTCCCCGCGCTCACCATCTGCGCCAGCCTGCTGGCCTTCGTGGTGAGTCTCGGCATCGCCGACCGCCTGACCGGTGACCGGCTGCGCACCTGGCTGGTACTGCTCACCATGCTCGCCAGCGTCGCGATGATCTACGTGACCCTGTACATGTCCTTCACGCCGGTCGGCTACTTCATCATCGACGGCGTCCAGGGCCGCTACTTCGTGCCGCTGGCGCTGCTGTTCCTGGCCGTGCTGCTGCGCTGGATGCCTTTGCGCCTCACCACTTCCGAGGGCAGGATCCCGACCAAGGGTCCGGCCATCACGGTGGTCGTGGCCGTCACCGTCGCGCTCGCCGCAGCCGTGATCAAGTATTCGACCATCGTCTGGGGCTGA
- the rfbA gene encoding glucose-1-phosphate thymidylyltransferase RfbA has translation MRGIILAGGTGSRLHPITRGVSKQLVPVYDKPMVYYPLSTLMLAGIRDILVITTPEDSAAFHRLLGDGSQFGLNLSYVVQPQPDGLARAFVLGADHIGNEPAALVLGDNIFHGPGLGTNLRRYAEVDGGAVFAYRVSDPTAYGVVEFADGKAISIEEKPKAPRSSYAIPGLYFYDNDVLAIARELKPSDRGEYEITDINRAYLEQGRLNVEVLHRGTAWLDTGTFDSLLAAANYVRTIEERQGLKIGVPEEVAWRMRFIDDEQLRAAAEPLVRSGYGAYLLGLLEQGREE, from the coding sequence ATGCGTGGAATCATCCTGGCGGGCGGCACCGGGTCGCGTTTGCACCCGATAACGCGCGGGGTGAGCAAACAACTTGTCCCCGTCTACGACAAACCGATGGTGTACTACCCGCTGTCCACCCTCATGCTGGCGGGCATCCGGGACATCCTGGTCATCACCACCCCCGAGGATTCGGCGGCGTTCCACCGATTGCTGGGCGACGGCAGCCAGTTCGGGCTGAACCTCAGCTATGTGGTGCAGCCGCAGCCGGACGGGCTGGCCCGGGCCTTCGTGCTCGGCGCGGACCACATCGGCAATGAGCCAGCCGCACTGGTGCTGGGCGACAACATCTTCCACGGCCCCGGTCTGGGCACCAATCTGCGCCGCTACGCCGAGGTCGACGGCGGCGCGGTCTTCGCGTACCGGGTCTCGGACCCGACCGCGTACGGCGTGGTCGAATTCGCCGACGGCAAGGCCATTTCCATCGAGGAGAAGCCGAAGGCGCCGCGCTCCAGCTATGCGATTCCCGGGCTGTACTTCTACGACAACGACGTCCTCGCGATCGCGCGCGAGCTGAAGCCCTCCGACCGCGGCGAATACGAGATCACCGATATCAACCGCGCGTACCTCGAACAGGGCCGGTTGAATGTCGAGGTGCTGCACCGCGGCACCGCCTGGCTCGACACCGGCACCTTCGATTCGCTGCTGGCCGCCGCCAATTACGTGCGCACCATCGAAGAACGACAGGGTCTGAAGATCGGCGTGCCCGAGGAAGTGGCCTGGCGGATGCGATTCATCGACGACGAACAGTTGCGGGCGGCGGCCGAACCGCTGGTGCGCTCCGGATACGGCGCGTACCTGCTGGGCCTGCTGGAACAGGGACGAGAAGAATGA
- a CDS encoding GtrA family protein — protein MSSSESVAVENGRESFIGKVRAALKQGSAFLVVGALGFVVDAGTYNLLVFWGGEGVLFHQPLLAKIIAILVATVVTYFGNKWWTFAHKKGGSPTREYVLYALFNVVAIGLQLGCLGFSRYVLHLSSPLADNISGTLIGQIVAVVFRYWAYDKFVFTGAREEAR, from the coding sequence GTGTCCAGCAGTGAGTCGGTAGCCGTCGAGAACGGCCGGGAGTCCTTCATCGGCAAGGTGCGCGCGGCACTCAAGCAGGGCAGCGCATTCCTGGTTGTCGGCGCGCTCGGATTCGTGGTGGATGCGGGCACCTACAACCTGCTGGTGTTCTGGGGCGGGGAGGGTGTGCTGTTCCATCAGCCGCTGCTCGCCAAGATCATCGCCATCCTGGTGGCCACCGTCGTCACCTATTTCGGCAACAAATGGTGGACATTCGCGCACAAGAAGGGCGGCAGCCCGACCCGCGAATATGTGCTCTACGCGCTGTTCAATGTTGTCGCCATCGGGCTGCAACTGGGCTGCCTCGGGTTCTCCCGCTACGTACTGCACCTGTCTAGTCCGTTGGCGGACAACATCTCCGGCACCCTCATCGGGCAGATCGTGGCGGTAGTCTTCCGCTACTGGGCATATGACAAATTCGTCTTCACCGGCGCGCGCGAAGAAGCGCGTTAA
- a CDS encoding alpha/beta hydrolase, giving the protein MATTRNVHSADPVINPDSVSVYARTLEAACRATIRPAGEMMTLSAGAMPVVSGVINTLAKLRPAPRGVEREQVRLNGFRMEIVRPAGARSAMSEGVVMYMHGGGFFLCGLDTHRPVVAAIARRTGMPVVSVEYRQLPDTDISGSVTDCLTAYKWLLGHGVPASRIVFAGDSAGGYMTFATALRARDAGLPVPAGLVGLCPALNLDCTEKRAHPNYHRDSLIPLSALESVVKLGAEVDGRLDPQLSPVNNVLVGLPPALLIVAEDEVLRHDSELMAQRLAASGVPATLEIWRGQVHAFMAIFPSMPESRAALAHVAQFVRERIEAGRVARTA; this is encoded by the coding sequence ATGGCGACGACCCGCAACGTCCACTCCGCCGATCCGGTGATCAATCCCGACAGTGTCAGCGTCTACGCGCGCACCCTCGAGGCCGCCTGCCGAGCCACCATCCGTCCCGCCGGCGAAATGATGACGCTCAGCGCGGGCGCCATGCCGGTGGTCAGCGGAGTCATCAACACCCTGGCCAAACTGCGCCCCGCCCCGCGCGGAGTGGAACGGGAACAGGTGCGGCTCAACGGCTTCCGCATGGAGATCGTGCGCCCCGCCGGAGCCCGCAGCGCGATGAGCGAGGGCGTCGTCATGTACATGCACGGCGGCGGCTTCTTCCTCTGCGGCCTGGACACGCATCGGCCCGTGGTGGCCGCCATCGCCCGCCGCACCGGTATGCCGGTGGTGAGCGTCGAGTACCGGCAGCTGCCCGACACCGATATCTCGGGTTCGGTCACCGACTGCCTGACCGCCTACAAGTGGCTGCTCGGACACGGCGTGCCCGCCTCGCGCATCGTCTTCGCGGGCGACTCCGCCGGTGGCTATATGACTTTCGCGACCGCACTGCGCGCTCGTGATGCCGGACTGCCGGTGCCCGCCGGTCTGGTCGGCCTGTGTCCCGCGCTGAATCTGGACTGCACCGAGAAGCGCGCGCATCCCAACTACCACCGTGATTCGCTGATTCCGCTGTCCGCCTTGGAATCGGTGGTCAAGCTCGGCGCCGAGGTGGACGGGCGGCTGGATCCGCAGCTCTCGCCGGTCAACAATGTGCTCGTCGGGTTGCCGCCCGCACTGCTGATCGTCGCCGAGGACGAGGTGCTGCGGCATGACAGCGAGCTCATGGCGCAGCGGCTGGCCGCCTCGGGAGTGCCTGCGACGCTGGAGATCTGGCGTGGTCAGGTGCACGCGTTCATGGCCATCTTCCCGAGCATGCCGGAGAGCCGGGCCGCGCTGGCGCATGTCGCACAGTTCGTGCGCGAGCGCATCGAAGCAGGCCGGGTCGCACGCACCGCCTAA
- the rfbB gene encoding dTDP-glucose 4,6-dehydratase: protein MRVLVTGGAGFIGANFVHQTVTRRPDVHVTVLDKLTYAGNRASLAAVADRIEFVQGDIADPALVDRLVGGVDAVVHFAAESHNDNSLADPWPFVQTNIVGTYSLLQAVRRHEVRYHHISTDEVYGDLALDDPTAFTEVTPYNPSSPYSASKASSDMLVRAWVRSFGVQATLSNCSNNYGPYQHVEKFIPRQITNLIDGVRPRLYGTGHQVRDWIHVDDHNSAVWEILERGRIGQTYLIGAEGERDNKSVVELILEAFGRDRDDFDHVTDRPGHDLRYAIDSTLLRTELGWKPEYSDFRTGLAATVQWYRDNEAWWRPQKDTTETAYAAAGEKVL, encoded by the coding sequence GTGCGAGTGCTCGTAACCGGAGGCGCCGGCTTCATCGGCGCGAACTTCGTTCATCAGACCGTGACCCGTCGTCCCGACGTCCATGTCACCGTGCTGGACAAACTCACCTATGCGGGCAATCGCGCCTCACTGGCCGCCGTTGCCGACCGGATCGAGTTCGTGCAGGGCGACATTGCCGATCCGGCACTGGTCGACCGGCTCGTCGGCGGTGTCGATGCGGTGGTGCATTTCGCCGCCGAATCACACAATGACAATTCGCTCGCCGACCCCTGGCCATTTGTCCAGACCAATATCGTCGGTACGTATTCGCTACTGCAGGCGGTGCGCCGGCACGAGGTGCGCTACCACCACATCTCCACCGATGAGGTGTACGGCGATCTCGCACTGGACGATCCGACCGCGTTCACCGAGGTCACGCCCTATAACCCGTCGAGTCCGTACTCGGCGAGCAAGGCCTCCAGCGATATGCTGGTTCGTGCCTGGGTGCGCTCCTTCGGGGTTCAGGCCACACTTTCCAACTGCTCCAACAACTATGGCCCGTACCAGCACGTCGAGAAATTCATCCCTCGCCAGATCACCAATCTCATCGACGGTGTCCGTCCCCGCCTCTATGGCACCGGACATCAAGTGCGCGACTGGATCCACGTCGACGACCACAACAGCGCCGTATGGGAAATTCTGGAGCGCGGCCGAATCGGACAGACCTACCTCATCGGCGCCGAGGGCGAACGTGACAACAAATCCGTTGTCGAGCTGATTCTGGAAGCCTTCGGCCGCGATCGTGACGACTTCGATCACGTCACCGATCGTCCCGGTCACGACCTCCGCTATGCCATCGATTCGACGCTGCTGCGTACCGAACTCGGCTGGAAGCCCGAATATTCGGACTTCCGTACCGGTTTGGCCGCGACGGTGCAGTGGTACCGCGACAACGAGGCCTGGTGGCGCCCGCAGAAAGACACCACCGAAACGGCGTATGCGGCCGCGGGAGAAAAAGTTCTGTAA